From Erwinia sp. HDF1-3R, one genomic window encodes:
- a CDS encoding fimbrial protein encodes MLSMGYSVKSFALACRGESGSVRQVIILDKPINVSTANKAAGTLLWRSPSYTSEFTCQDDRRHPEGENAYLYWDPANAMGRIHNSIEVGVTYQSIDIKPVKGARSDVGPATRCVRSYYGCRTPAEPLTVTVTYSVYIKATGNPPPAGGKINDNGTYSLFQVDGVLGLNSIRDSNFNAYITGLGNIRFISCNPKITIAGNNGSTVEFGHISRLNAVAGKIEKQVPFSILTSLVDKDSGQDCQGETLEASFSTTYPVRDRSVILPTDKSGFGIVLSQTETPGKAIQMNTPVPLGVINGDVVQRDFFASLKWLNTSPQIGPFSASANVDVTFK; translated from the coding sequence ATGCTCTCTATGGGATATTCGGTTAAGAGTTTTGCCCTGGCGTGCCGGGGTGAATCGGGAAGCGTCAGGCAGGTTATCATTCTCGATAAACCCATTAATGTTTCAACGGCTAACAAAGCGGCAGGAACGCTGCTGTGGCGTTCACCCTCCTATACGTCTGAATTTACCTGTCAGGACGACCGTCGGCACCCTGAGGGAGAGAATGCCTATCTCTACTGGGATCCGGCTAATGCAATGGGACGGATCCATAATTCGATTGAAGTGGGCGTAACTTATCAATCTATTGATATTAAACCGGTTAAAGGTGCCAGAAGCGACGTCGGGCCTGCTACCCGATGCGTCCGGTCCTACTATGGCTGTCGCACACCCGCTGAGCCCTTAACGGTGACCGTGACCTATTCCGTTTATATAAAAGCGACAGGCAATCCGCCGCCTGCGGGAGGTAAAATTAATGACAACGGAACCTACTCTCTTTTTCAGGTGGACGGCGTGCTGGGTCTCAACTCGATCAGGGACAGTAATTTTAACGCTTATATCACCGGGCTGGGGAATATCAGGTTTATTTCCTGCAATCCTAAAATCACGATCGCGGGTAATAACGGCAGTACCGTTGAATTTGGTCATATATCACGACTGAATGCGGTGGCGGGTAAAATCGAGAAGCAGGTGCCTTTTTCAATCCTCACCAGCCTGGTAGACAAGGATTCCGGACAGGATTGCCAGGGCGAGACGCTGGAAGCCAGCTTTAGTACAACTTATCCGGTCAGGGATAGGAGCGTTATATTGCCGACCGATAAAAGTGGGTTTGGTATCGTTCTCTCCCAGACGGAAACACCCGGAAAGGCGATTCAAATGAACACACCTGTCCCCCTCGGTGTGATTAATGGAGATGTCGTACAGAGGGATTTTTTCGCCAGTCTTAAATGGCTTAATACCAGTCCGCAGATAGGGCCTTTTTCTGCCTCGGCAAACGTGGATGTTACCTTTAAATAG
- a CDS encoding YceK/YidQ family lipoprotein, which yields MIAINKCRFAGLLACLSLAGTSGCASIMSHSGPDQGYYPGTRAGAKVVADSSNGWVMRPLAALDLPFTAVLDTLLLPWDYFRSDSDRTGDSPRERVLRSEQQNHTEESLAGAAPLTINGKPVNTAP from the coding sequence ATGATAGCAATAAATAAATGTCGTTTCGCCGGCCTGCTGGCCTGCCTTTCGCTGGCGGGGACGTCCGGCTGCGCCAGCATAATGTCCCATAGCGGGCCCGATCAGGGTTACTATCCCGGTACCCGCGCCGGTGCAAAGGTGGTCGCCGATAGCAGCAATGGTTGGGTCATGCGCCCGCTGGCGGCTCTCGATCTGCCTTTTACCGCCGTGCTGGATACGCTGCTACTGCCGTGGGATTACTTCCGCTCCGACAGTGACAGAACTGGCGACTCCCCTCGCGAGCGCGTATTGCGCAGCGAACAGCAGAACCATACTGAGGAAAGTCTGGCAGGGGCCGCACCGCTGACCATCAACGGGAAGCCCGTCAATACCGCGCCTTAG
- a CDS encoding MFS transporter gives MEKSKIAPKRWWYIMPIVFITYSLAYLDRANFSFASAAGINDDLGITKGMSSLLGALFFLGYFFFQIPGAVYAERRSVKKLVFVCLLLWGVCASLTGMVSNIPMLAVIRFVLGVVEAAVMPAMLIYISNWFTKSERSRANTFLILGNPVTVLWMSVVSGYLINAFGWREMFIFEGIPAVIWAVAWWFMVQDKPAQATWLSADEKAALQAQLQKEQENIKAVRNYSEAFKSRNVIILCMQYFTWSIGVYGFVLWLPSILRNGTQMGMVEAGWLSAVPYLAATIAMLVVSWASDKLQNRKLFVWPLLLIGALAFLGSWFIGASHFWLSFSLLVVAGAAMYAPYGPFFAIIPEMLPRNVAGGAMALINAMGALGSFLGSWVVGYLNGSTGSPSASYIFMGASLLISVWLTLIVKPAANTQPPLANGAKHA, from the coding sequence ATGGAAAAGAGTAAAATCGCGCCTAAACGCTGGTGGTATATCATGCCCATCGTGTTTATTACCTACAGCCTGGCCTATCTCGACAGAGCGAACTTCAGCTTTGCGTCGGCAGCGGGGATCAACGATGACCTCGGCATTACCAAAGGCATGTCATCCCTGCTGGGCGCGCTGTTTTTTCTGGGCTATTTCTTCTTCCAGATCCCTGGCGCGGTGTATGCAGAGCGCCGCAGCGTCAAGAAACTGGTGTTTGTCTGCCTGCTTCTGTGGGGCGTCTGCGCCTCGCTGACCGGTATGGTCAGTAATATCCCGATGCTGGCGGTGATCCGTTTTGTCCTCGGCGTAGTGGAAGCCGCCGTCATGCCCGCCATGCTTATCTATATCAGCAACTGGTTTACGAAATCCGAGCGTTCCCGCGCCAATACCTTTCTTATTCTGGGTAATCCGGTCACCGTCCTGTGGATGTCGGTGGTGTCTGGCTATCTGATTAACGCCTTCGGCTGGCGGGAGATGTTTATCTTTGAGGGCATTCCGGCGGTGATCTGGGCGGTAGCCTGGTGGTTTATGGTGCAGGATAAACCGGCACAGGCAACATGGCTGAGCGCCGACGAAAAGGCCGCTTTGCAGGCGCAGCTGCAAAAGGAGCAGGAGAATATCAAGGCGGTGCGCAACTACAGCGAAGCCTTTAAATCCCGTAACGTCATTATTCTGTGCATGCAGTATTTTACCTGGAGTATCGGGGTATACGGTTTTGTACTCTGGCTGCCGTCGATTCTGCGCAACGGTACCCAGATGGGGATGGTTGAGGCTGGCTGGCTTTCCGCCGTGCCTTATCTGGCCGCCACGATCGCCATGCTGGTGGTTTCATGGGCGTCTGACAAATTACAAAATCGCAAACTGTTCGTCTGGCCCCTGCTGCTGATTGGGGCGCTGGCGTTTTTAGGCTCCTGGTTTATCGGTGCCAGCCACTTCTGGCTCTCCTTCTCGCTGCTGGTGGTAGCGGGCGCGGCAATGTATGCCCCTTATGGGCCATTCTTCGCCATTATCCCCGAGATGCTGCCGCGCAACGTTGCCGGTGGGGCGATGGCGCTGATTAACGCCATGGGCGCACTGGGGTCGTTCCTCGGCTCCTGGGTGGTGGGCTATTTGAATGGCTCCACCGGCAGCCCTTCTGCATCGTATATATTTATGGGGGCGTCACTGCTGATCTCCGTGTGGCTGACGCTTATCGTAAAGCCCGCCGCGAATACACAGCCGCCGCTGGCTAATGGCGCTAAACATGCCTGA
- the ibpA gene encoding small heat shock chaperone IbpA: MRNFDLAPLYRSSIGFDRLINLLESNQGQSNGGYPPYNVELVAENQYRITIAVAGFAQSELDITAHDNLLTVRGAHPEEQQERTYLYQGIAERNFERKFQLAEHVNVRDARLENGLLYIDLERIVPEANKPRRIEIVK, from the coding sequence ATGCGTAATTTCGACCTTGCCCCACTCTATCGTTCATCCATTGGTTTTGATCGTCTGATAAACCTGCTCGAATCCAATCAGGGCCAGAGCAACGGGGGTTACCCACCCTACAATGTTGAACTGGTGGCAGAGAATCAGTACCGTATCACCATTGCCGTCGCGGGCTTCGCCCAGAGCGAACTGGATATTACCGCCCACGATAATTTACTGACCGTGCGCGGGGCGCATCCCGAAGAGCAGCAGGAGCGTACTTACCTCTATCAGGGCATTGCAGAGCGCAATTTCGAGCGCAAGTTTCAGCTGGCCGAGCACGTAAATGTGCGCGATGCCCGACTGGAAAACGGCCTGCTCTATATTGACCTTGAGCGCATCGTTCCTGAAGCGAATAAACCGCGCCGTATAGAGATCGTTAAATAA
- a CDS encoding Hha/YmoA family nucleoid-associated regulatory protein: MTRHEFLLHFRRCSRLETLEKVYEHLIHTRPATLVDIIASAYDHRKAELITGRLYDRVPAAVWTFVK, translated from the coding sequence ATGACCCGACATGAATTTCTGCTGCACTTTCGCCGCTGTTCCAGGCTCGAAACGCTCGAAAAGGTGTATGAGCACCTTATCCATACCCGTCCGGCAACGCTTGTCGATATCATTGCCAGCGCATACGACCACCGTAAGGCCGAACTGATCACCGGACGCCTGTACGATCGCGTCCCTGCGGCAGTGTGGACTTTTGTTAAATAA
- the ghrB gene encoding glyoxylate/hydroxypyruvate reductase GhrB, giving the protein MKPSVVLYKTLPDDLRAKLDDHFTVTELSDLSPETLSRHADAFAQAEGILGSGGKVDAEFLQKTPKLRAASTVSVGYDNFDVDALNARSVVLMHTPTVLTETVADTMMALVLTSARRIVEVADRVKAGEWQGSIGADWFGVDVHHKKLGILGMGRIGMALAQRAHLGFSMPILYNARRHHEEAEQRFDATWCDLDRLLRESDFLCISLPLTEETHHLIGREQLAKMKPSAVLINAGRGPVIDEEALIAALRDGTLHAAGLDVFEKEPLPADSPLLTLPNVVALPHIGSATHETRYGMAKDAVDNLITALTGKVDKNCVNPQVLK; this is encoded by the coding sequence ATGAAACCTTCAGTGGTGTTGTATAAGACCTTACCCGATGATTTACGCGCAAAGCTCGACGACCATTTTACGGTAACCGAGCTCAGCGACCTGAGCCCGGAAACGCTGAGCAGGCATGCCGACGCGTTCGCGCAGGCGGAGGGTATCCTGGGCTCCGGTGGCAAAGTTGACGCCGAATTCCTGCAAAAAACGCCAAAGCTGCGCGCGGCCTCAACCGTCTCGGTAGGCTACGATAATTTCGACGTTGATGCCCTTAACGCGCGCAGCGTGGTACTGATGCACACGCCAACCGTGCTGACGGAAACCGTCGCCGATACCATGATGGCGCTGGTGCTGACTTCCGCACGACGCATTGTTGAGGTTGCCGATCGGGTGAAAGCCGGTGAGTGGCAGGGCAGCATCGGCGCAGACTGGTTTGGGGTTGACGTCCACCATAAAAAGCTGGGCATCCTCGGGATGGGCCGTATCGGCATGGCGCTGGCACAGCGCGCTCACCTTGGCTTCAGTATGCCCATTCTGTATAACGCCCGCAGGCATCATGAAGAGGCCGAACAGCGCTTTGACGCCACCTGGTGCGATCTCGACAGGCTGCTCCGTGAGTCTGATTTTCTCTGCATCAGCCTGCCGTTGACCGAAGAGACGCACCATTTAATCGGCCGCGAGCAGCTGGCGAAGATGAAACCGAGCGCAGTGCTGATTAATGCCGGACGCGGGCCGGTTATTGACGAAGAGGCGCTGATCGCCGCGCTGCGCGACGGCACTCTGCACGCCGCCGGTCTGGACGTATTCGAGAAAGAACCCCTTCCCGCCGACTCACCGCTACTTACGCTGCCCAACGTGGTCGCCCTGCCTCACATTGGCTCTGCCACGCATGAAACCCGCTACGGCATGGCGAAGGATGCGGTCGATAACCTGATTACCGCACTGACCGGCAAGGTCGATAAAAACTGCGTCAATCCGCAGGTACTGAAGTAA
- a CDS encoding fimbrial protein: MKRVILTSSLVFMPVMSSNVNAANGKVAFTGEIIQSACQVVSGDRDKQVFLGKYGTSAFPATGSTTGAKAFSVSLEKCEAGNYTLRFDGPTPEGQPNLLAVSKASGVGIELLANNDKVIPIGQVAGDDALYQSIASSGDASGTTTFNLRARYKSYQQNVIAGEANANATFTVEYK; the protein is encoded by the coding sequence ATGAAGAGAGTAATTTTGACATCAAGTCTGGTTTTTATGCCTGTAATGAGCAGTAATGTAAATGCGGCAAATGGGAAAGTCGCTTTTACCGGAGAAATAATTCAGTCTGCCTGTCAGGTCGTCTCTGGCGATCGTGATAAACAGGTATTTCTGGGGAAGTATGGGACATCAGCGTTTCCTGCGACAGGTTCTACGACAGGTGCTAAAGCCTTTAGCGTTAGCCTGGAGAAGTGCGAAGCGGGTAATTATACCTTACGTTTTGATGGCCCAACCCCTGAAGGTCAACCCAACCTGCTGGCGGTCAGTAAAGCGTCAGGGGTAGGTATTGAACTGTTGGCGAATAACGATAAGGTGATCCCCATCGGGCAGGTTGCCGGTGATGACGCTTTATACCAGAGTATCGCCAGCAGCGGTGATGCCTCAGGAACGACGACGTTCAATCTGCGCGCCAGATATAAATCGTATCAGCAAAACGTTATAGCGGGTGAAGCAAACGCTAATGCAACCTTTACCGTAGAATATAAGTAA
- a CDS encoding valine--pyruvate transaminase, translating to MRFSAFGDKFTRHSGIARLMEDMGEGLRTPGAVMLGGGNPAHIPAMDEYFQQLLQQMHDEGTLSGALCNYDGPRGKSTLLASLSALLRDELGWQIGPENIALTNGSQSAFFYLFNLYAGRCADGSKKRVLFPLAPEYLGYADAGLDEELFVSTRPDIEMLPHGQFKYHVDFENLHITDDTGLICVSRPTNPTGNVITDDELIKLDALAQQHDIPLLIDNAYGVPFPGIIFSDARPLWNPNIILCMSLSKLGLPGARCGIIIADEKVISAIGNMNGIISLAPGSIGPAIAHEMIERGDLLRLSETVIKPFYLERVHQTIAIIRRYLSEDRCLIHKPEGAIFLWLWFKDLPISTEILYQRLKKRGVLMVPGHFFFPGLEQAWPHTHQCMRMNYVPDSETIERGIAILAEEVERAHQG from the coding sequence ATGCGCTTTTCCGCTTTCGGGGACAAATTTACGCGCCATTCAGGCATCGCCCGCCTGATGGAAGATATGGGTGAAGGCCTGCGCACGCCAGGTGCCGTCATGCTGGGCGGGGGAAATCCGGCACATATTCCGGCGATGGATGAATACTTCCAGCAGCTGTTACAGCAGATGCATGACGAGGGAACCCTGTCCGGGGCGCTGTGTAACTATGACGGGCCGCGTGGTAAAAGTACCCTGCTGGCGTCGCTCTCTGCGCTGCTGCGTGATGAGCTGGGCTGGCAGATTGGCCCGGAGAATATCGCCCTGACCAATGGCAGCCAGAGCGCCTTTTTTTATCTGTTTAACCTTTATGCCGGACGCTGTGCCGACGGCAGTAAAAAACGCGTTCTGTTTCCGCTGGCGCCGGAATATCTGGGCTATGCCGATGCCGGGCTGGATGAGGAGCTATTCGTTTCAACCCGTCCTGATATAGAAATGCTGCCGCACGGGCAGTTCAAGTATCACGTCGATTTTGAAAATCTGCATATCACCGACGATACCGGTCTTATCTGCGTCTCCCGTCCGACCAATCCGACCGGCAACGTTATCACCGATGACGAGCTAATAAAGCTCGATGCACTGGCGCAGCAGCATGATATCCCCCTGCTGATCGATAACGCCTACGGTGTTCCGTTCCCCGGCATTATCTTTAGCGACGCGCGTCCTTTGTGGAATCCCAATATCATCCTGTGCATGAGCCTCTCCAAGCTGGGCCTGCCGGGAGCGCGATGCGGCATTATTATTGCCGACGAGAAGGTGATTTCCGCGATTGGTAACATGAATGGCATTATCAGCCTGGCGCCCGGCAGTATCGGCCCGGCCATCGCCCATGAGATGATCGAACGTGGCGATCTGCTACGCCTGTCGGAAACCGTGATTAAGCCCTTCTACCTGGAGCGCGTTCATCAAACCATTGCCATTATTCGCCGCTACCTGTCGGAAGATCGCTGCCTGATCCATAAACCCGAAGGAGCGATTTTTCTCTGGCTGTGGTTTAAAGATTTGCCCATCTCTACGGAGATCCTCTATCAGCGCCTGAAAAAGCGCGGCGTACTGATGGTGCCGGGACACTTCTTCTTTCCCGGTCTGGAACAGGCATGGCCGCACACGCATCAGTGTATGCGCATGAATTACGTACCGGATAGCGAAACCATTGAGAGGGGCATTGCAATACTGGCTGAGGAAGTTGAACGGGCACATCAGGGCTGA
- a CDS encoding sugar kinase — MTTHKNGTLDAVTIGEAMAMFVASDTGDLAAAERFVKRIAGAELNVAIGLARLGLKVGWVSRVGNDSFGRFTRQQLEKEGVDYRRVTTDDRFPTGFQLKSKVDDGSDPLVEYFRKGSAASHLSVDDFDRDYFGAARHLHLSGVSAALSASSLALSGHAAQQMKQLGKTISFDPNLRPVLWPSEREMVKQLNMLAGYADWVLPGISEGKILTGHHQPEAIADFYLDKGVKAVIVKTGCDGAWYKTSQGEKGAVEAIKTDNVVDTVGAGDGFAVGVISALLEGKTLPQAIRRGNKIGSLAIQAIGDSEGLPTRDALGDSY; from the coding sequence ATGACCACCCATAAAAACGGCACGCTCGATGCGGTCACGATTGGCGAAGCGATGGCGATGTTTGTTGCCAGCGATACCGGGGACCTCGCAGCGGCTGAGCGCTTCGTTAAGCGCATTGCCGGTGCCGAACTTAACGTCGCCATCGGCCTGGCCAGACTGGGGCTGAAGGTTGGCTGGGTCAGCCGCGTGGGCAATGACTCGTTTGGTCGATTCACCCGCCAGCAGTTGGAAAAAGAGGGCGTTGATTACCGCCGGGTTACGACGGACGATCGCTTTCCTACCGGCTTCCAGCTGAAATCGAAGGTTGATGACGGTTCCGACCCGCTGGTTGAGTATTTTCGGAAAGGATCGGCCGCGAGCCATCTCTCCGTGGATGATTTTGACCGTGACTACTTTGGTGCTGCCCGCCATTTGCACCTTAGCGGCGTGTCGGCAGCCCTGTCGGCTTCATCCCTGGCGTTGTCCGGGCACGCTGCGCAGCAGATGAAGCAGTTAGGCAAAACGATATCGTTCGATCCTAATCTGCGTCCGGTGCTGTGGCCGAGTGAGCGCGAGATGGTCAAACAGCTTAATATGCTGGCGGGCTATGCCGACTGGGTGCTACCCGGCATCAGCGAAGGCAAAATACTGACCGGTCACCACCAGCCGGAAGCCATCGCTGACTTCTACCTTGATAAGGGGGTAAAAGCAGTGATTGTGAAAACCGGCTGCGACGGTGCCTGGTACAAGACCTCGCAGGGCGAAAAAGGCGCCGTTGAAGCGATTAAAACCGACAACGTGGTGGATACCGTGGGGGCCGGTGACGGCTTCGCGGTTGGCGTCATTAGCGCCCTGCTGGAAGGAAAAACGCTGCCGCAGGCTATCCGACGTGGCAACAAAATCGGCTCACTGGCGATTCAGGCCATCGGTGACAGTGAAGGCTTACCGACCCGCGACGCGCTGGGTGACAGCTATTGA
- a CDS encoding fimbria/pilus outer membrane usher protein — protein sequence MNIGSWRFRNNSVYSKRSSWSGKGKNIASWAETDLTALQSRLTVGKTSTGSDVFDSVQFMGIQVSSAKEMLPDSLTGYAPVVRGVATSNARVDVRQNGYTIYSTNVAPGPFAISDIYPSNLSGDLHVTVIEADGTKNSFIVPYASVPNMIRQGQWQYQLTAGTYQNGFTAYTPDFIEATVSHGTRYDLTPYGGIIVAENYRAGVTGLSKSLGSLGALSSALSFSETHRVAGDSKTGTAMKLMYAKSLAKTGTEFKLTGYRYPGSGYYEYADAVAERDRWENGRYRNIYWDNRNYYDDSDTTDSMQAHRHVYYTRHFPTRRQKVDVYVNQQIAGKASVFINASGQSYWGASGIDRSLQIGLNNSFRDVVYGLFIQDTQSNHHDNDRSCNLSVSVPFNVGKSRTVMANFSASHNKADGNGFNSGASGSLLDDNRLSYSVQTANAQGSSLINSANLGYQGSIGNVDAGYSYGGGTRQETLGLAGGIVAHSGGITLTQPLQNTFILVEAKNARGTRLENQPGAAIDPFGYAVMTSAVPYHHNRVALRTADIKNGVDIPNAVKDIVPTYGAIGRIKYDTFTGQSLLIHSTHRDGIVPPLGAAALSSAGISKGIVGTNGDIFISGANAGERILVKWGEGKEESCHFLIPDLRSKKGEITAGYRETTLVCAQN from the coding sequence GTGAATATTGGAAGCTGGCGATTTCGTAATAACTCTGTTTATAGCAAGCGTTCATCCTGGTCAGGAAAAGGGAAGAATATTGCTTCCTGGGCTGAAACCGATCTCACTGCTTTGCAAAGCCGTCTTACGGTGGGTAAAACCAGCACCGGCAGTGATGTCTTCGACAGCGTCCAGTTTATGGGCATTCAGGTAAGCTCGGCGAAAGAGATGCTGCCGGACAGCCTTACTGGCTATGCGCCGGTGGTGCGCGGTGTTGCCACCTCTAACGCGCGTGTCGATGTCAGACAGAACGGATACACCATTTACAGTACAAACGTGGCGCCCGGGCCATTTGCCATTTCTGATATTTATCCCAGTAATCTGAGCGGCGATCTCCATGTCACCGTGATTGAGGCTGATGGGACTAAAAACAGCTTTATCGTCCCTTATGCCTCCGTGCCCAATATGATACGTCAGGGTCAGTGGCAGTATCAGCTTACCGCGGGCACATATCAGAATGGGTTTACCGCCTATACGCCCGATTTTATTGAGGCGACGGTTTCCCATGGTACGCGCTACGATTTGACGCCGTATGGCGGCATTATTGTTGCTGAAAACTATCGCGCTGGCGTCACCGGGCTGAGTAAGAGCCTCGGTTCGCTGGGTGCCCTGTCATCAGCGCTCTCCTTTTCTGAAACCCATAGGGTAGCGGGTGACAGTAAAACGGGTACCGCGATGAAGCTTATGTATGCAAAATCTTTAGCAAAGACCGGTACTGAATTTAAGCTGACCGGATACCGTTATCCTGGCAGCGGATATTATGAGTATGCTGATGCCGTAGCCGAGCGCGATCGCTGGGAAAATGGGCGCTATCGGAACATCTACTGGGATAACCGTAATTATTACGACGACTCAGACACCACGGATAGCATGCAGGCTCACCGGCACGTTTATTATACCCGGCATTTTCCTACCCGCCGACAGAAGGTAGACGTTTATGTCAATCAGCAGATTGCCGGGAAGGCGAGCGTATTTATAAATGCCAGTGGTCAGAGTTATTGGGGGGCAAGCGGTATTGACCGGAGTCTCCAGATAGGACTTAACAATAGCTTCAGGGATGTCGTGTATGGCCTGTTTATTCAGGATACACAAAGTAACCATCACGACAATGACCGCAGCTGTAATCTTAGCGTTTCAGTTCCCTTTAATGTCGGTAAATCCCGAACCGTTATGGCAAATTTCAGCGCCAGTCATAATAAGGCCGACGGCAACGGATTCAATTCGGGAGCAAGCGGTTCTCTGCTTGATGATAATCGCCTGAGTTATTCCGTGCAGACGGCAAATGCCCAGGGATCCAGCCTGATCAATTCGGCAAATTTAGGCTATCAGGGCAGTATCGGGAATGTTGACGCGGGCTATAGCTACGGCGGCGGGACCCGGCAGGAAACCTTAGGTCTTGCGGGAGGCATCGTCGCGCACTCGGGAGGCATTACCTTAACGCAGCCATTACAGAATACATTTATTTTGGTTGAGGCAAAGAATGCCCGAGGCACGCGCTTAGAAAATCAGCCAGGCGCCGCTATCGACCCTTTCGGTTATGCCGTTATGACCTCTGCGGTGCCATATCATCATAACCGCGTGGCGCTGCGCACCGCAGATATCAAAAATGGTGTGGATATACCTAACGCCGTAAAAGATATCGTCCCCACCTATGGTGCCATTGGCCGTATTAAATATGACACGTTCACCGGGCAGAGCCTGTTAATACACAGTACTCATCGGGACGGGATCGTGCCGCCTCTCGGCGCAGCTGCGCTAAGTTCGGCAGGCATCAGTAAGGGTATTGTGGGGACAAATGGCGATATTTTTATTTCCGGTGCCAATGCAGGGGAGCGAATTTTAGTTAAATGGGGAGAGGGCAAAGAGGAAAGCTGTCACTTTCTTATCCCTGACTTACGTTCTAAAAAAGGCGAGATCACCGCGGGATATCGTGAAACAACTCTCGTCTGCGCGCAAAATTAA
- a CDS encoding sugar phosphate isomerase/epimerase, translating to MKRDIIVVTAAYGRECVEQQGGQQALLPIVAEAGADGVEIRRELFTAEALNHLAETGAAIAQARLKAVYSVPEALFTAQGELNPHIDRHLAEAQQLGAQRLKYALGHYPRDICRQQLQQHLSGQPVELLVENDQTDDGKLAALEGWFNDGGGAQNETGMTFDMGNWLWVGDDPLAAAARLSRFVRYIHVKAAVADKSGWRAIALDEADNLWRETLARLPGDVPRAIEFPLEGNDLVAITRHYVDLLREE from the coding sequence ATGAAAAGAGACATAATAGTGGTAACCGCTGCCTATGGCCGCGAGTGTGTTGAACAACAGGGTGGCCAGCAGGCTTTACTGCCGATCGTTGCGGAGGCGGGTGCAGACGGCGTGGAGATCCGCCGTGAGCTTTTTACGGCAGAGGCCCTGAATCATCTGGCTGAAACAGGTGCCGCCATTGCCCAGGCGCGACTTAAGGCCGTTTATTCGGTGCCGGAAGCGCTGTTTACCGCGCAGGGTGAGCTTAACCCGCATATCGACCGCCATCTTGCGGAGGCGCAGCAGTTAGGTGCGCAGCGGCTAAAATATGCCTTAGGACACTACCCGCGTGATATATGTCGTCAGCAGCTACAGCAGCATCTTTCCGGGCAGCCGGTTGAACTGTTAGTGGAAAACGATCAGACGGACGACGGCAAACTTGCTGCGCTGGAGGGCTGGTTTAACGACGGCGGTGGCGCGCAGAATGAAACGGGCATGACCTTCGATATGGGCAACTGGCTGTGGGTCGGAGACGATCCCCTGGCTGCGGCGGCGCGCCTCAGCCGCTTTGTCCGCTATATCCACGTTAAGGCGGCGGTAGCAGATAAATCAGGCTGGCGCGCCATTGCGCTGGATGAGGCTGATAACCTCTGGCGTGAAACCCTGGCGCGGCTGCCTGGCGATGTGCCGCGCGCGATAGAATTCCCCCTGGAGGGCAATGATTTGGTTGCCATCACCCGACACTACGTTGATCTGCTGCGAGAGGAATAA
- a CDS encoding molecular chaperone, producing the protein MAFSFFAEAGVQIEATRIIYNADSRSASLSINNDSDDPYMVQSWLDNGDKEAMNKSIPVVVTPPILKLAGQKEAILRFIYSGKGLAADRESLLWVNVQEIPPAPREDNVLQVAIRTRLKLFYRPASIKDTLQHEAARLQWRRSGNSLRLVNNSPYHITLSAVTLGTADSKRVKLSEDMVKPFGELSLPVPQGSLNVKKLSFTYINDYGGHTEIKDVDIN; encoded by the coding sequence ATGGCATTTTCCTTTTTCGCGGAAGCGGGGGTACAGATTGAAGCAACAAGAATAATTTACAATGCAGATTCACGTTCAGCCTCTTTATCTATTAATAACGACAGTGACGATCCCTATATGGTGCAGTCATGGTTAGATAATGGCGATAAAGAGGCGATGAACAAAAGTATTCCTGTGGTGGTGACGCCACCCATACTGAAACTTGCGGGACAAAAAGAGGCAATACTGCGATTTATCTATTCCGGTAAGGGGCTGGCCGCCGATCGTGAATCGCTGCTGTGGGTAAATGTACAGGAAATACCGCCCGCCCCACGGGAAGATAACGTTTTACAGGTTGCGATTCGTACCAGACTGAAGCTTTTTTACCGGCCCGCCAGTATAAAGGATACCTTGCAGCATGAGGCCGCACGTTTGCAGTGGCGGCGCAGCGGGAATAGCCTTCGGTTAGTCAATAACAGTCCCTATCATATCACGCTGAGCGCTGTCACCTTAGGTACTGCCGATAGCAAAAGGGTAAAGCTCAGTGAAGATATGGTAAAGCCGTTTGGTGAGCTATCTCTGCCGGTACCACAAGGGTCATTAAACGTTAAAAAACTCAGTTTCACTTATATAAATGACTACGGTGGTCATACAGAAATTAAAGATGTTGATATAAATTGA